Genomic DNA from Candidatus Nanopelagicales bacterium:
TGCTGGGAGCGGACTTCGACGCGTCGCCGGAGAGCCTGCACTCACTGGCCGAGCGGATGCCTGCCGTGGCCTTCCGCCCGGCGCCCGACGCGGTCAGCGACGAGGAATGACGACCTTCTTCGCCGCCGCCACCAGCGCTGCGCGGTCCTCGCGCAGCAGGTAGCCGGTCCGGACGTCGGCGGCGGTGGAGGCGCGCACCTTCGTCACGTACCGCGCGGTGGTGCCGTAGCGGGTGGCCTGCTTCTTCGCGGAGAAGGGGGTCTGGGCGCCGGTCAACCCGCAGAACAGCGCGCCCGGGCTCGTCGGTGCGTAGCGGGCCAGAGGCACGTCCATCGGGGCGATGCGGACGCCGCCACGGGCGTTGCCGTCGCGGTCGCGCAGCACCCGGTCCCCGGACAGGGCGATCCGCGGCGCGGTCGGTGGTGCCGCGCCCCCGGAGGCCCAGCGGTCGAGCCGGTCCAGGGCCGCGTGCCAGACGTAGCGCACCGGGAAGCGCGTGACGGTGGTCGGGGGGCGCCACTGGCAGTCGGTGGAGATGGACAACGGGAAGTCACGGGCGATCAGGTCCAGTGACTGCAGCGAGGCCCACTCGTCGTTGTGCGCCGAGCCGGCGACCTCCCACAGGCGGAAGCGGTCGGTGGTCGTGTCGGCGTCCGGACGTCGCACGAGGGGGCTCGAGGACACGTCGGTCTCGGTCTGCAGGTTGAGCACCGGTGTACCCCCGCCGGCGAGCCGCAGCTGGGCGTCGGTGGTGGACGTGGGGTCCGTCGACCACCCCAGGTTCGTGGCGCGGGCCGACCGGGAGACCACGAGGAACCCGTCGTACACCTGGGCCCTGGGGTGGATCGCGTTGACGTAGGTGACGGCGTACCCGGCCATCTGGGACTGGCCGGTCAGGTACGTGCGGCCCACGTCGTACCCGCGCAGCGGGTCGCCGTCCGCGCCCGAGCCGACCAGGGCACCTACCTGGCTGACCAGGTCCCAGGCGAGCGAGGGGTCGCGGTTGCCGGTGAACCCGGCCTCCACGGCGGCGGGGGTGCGCAGGTTGAGCCCGAGCCCGGCGTAGCGGCGCGGGTCGCGCTTGAAGGCGTTGAGGGCGGACAGCCCGGTCTGCTGGACGGTGAGCCCGACGTACGCCCAGCCGTCGCGCAGCAGGTAGCCGTGCGCCTGCTGCCAGGCGACGTCGAGGTCCAGCTGCGCGGTGGTGTTGAGCATCTCGACCAGGACGCGGCCGTTGAAGTCCGCGGGGTCCTTCGGGAGCCGGACCAGCATCCGGCTGCGGTACGCGCCTTCGGGGGACGGGGGGGCCGGCGAGGCGGACACCTCGGTGCTCGTCCCCGTGTACGCGTACACCTGCGGATCGGTGAGCGTGACGCGGTACTCACGCTCCACGTACCCGGCGGCCCTGAGGTCCTGCAGCGCAGCCCCGAACGGCGTCGTCCGGCCCGTGATGGGCTCGACCGTCGGCATCGGGGTGCCCTCGGCGCGCGGGGTGGCCGCGTCTGCGGCGGACGGCACCGCCAGCGTCGCGGACACGGTGGCGAGCGCGGTCACGGCGGCGAGCGCGGTGGCGAGCAGCGGGTGAGCGGTGCGTCGGTTCCTCACGAGGCACGATCCTGACCGGGAACCGCCGGTCCCGCACCCCGGAACGGCTAGCGTCCCGCCATGCCCGAGACAGCCGCGGTGCGCGTCGGTGTCACCGGCCACCGGGACCTGGCGGCCCCGGACGCCGTCGCTGCGGCGGTGGACACGGTCCTGTCGGAGCTGGCCGGCGGCGCCCCGGTCACGGTGGTGACGTCGCTGGCGGAGGGCGCGGACCGGCTGGTCGCAGGACGGGCCTTGGCGCGCGCCGGCGGGGCGATCGAGGTGGTGCTGCCGTTGCCGGTCGAGGACTACCGGGCCGACTTCCCGGGGTCGGCCGAGGAGTTCGCGGGCCTGCTCGCTGTGGCCGCCTCGGTGCAGGTGGTAGCGGGTGCCGCGGCGGGCTCGCGCGAGGCCGCGTACATGGCGGCGGGGCGTGCGGTCGTCGACCGCTGCGACGTGCTGCTTGCCCTGTGGGACGAGGAGCCGGCGCGCGGCCATGGCGGCACGGCCGAGGTGGTCGCGTACGCCCGGGACCGGGGACGGCGCGTCGTGGTCGTACCGGTGGTGCGTGCGGGTCAGACTGCCTCGTCCGAGGAGGGGGCGTCATGAAGCTGCTCGACTCGCCGAGGCGGCGGTGGTACCTGCTCGCCGCCGGTTGGGTGGCGCTGCTCGTCCTCGGCGTCGGCGGGTTCCTCCAGCAGTCGCAGGAGGGCGACCTCGACCGCTCGTTCCTCGACAACGTCTACCTCACCCTGCAGCTCGCGGCACTGGACTACTCCGGCGGTTCGAGCGACATGA
This window encodes:
- a CDS encoding alpha/beta hydrolase domain-containing protein — its product is MRNRRTAHPLLATALAAVTALATVSATLAVPSAADAATPRAEGTPMPTVEPITGRTTPFGAALQDLRAAGYVEREYRVTLTDPQVYAYTGTSTEVSASPAPPSPEGAYRSRMLVRLPKDPADFNGRVLVEMLNTTAQLDLDVAWQQAHGYLLRDGWAYVGLTVQQTGLSALNAFKRDPRRYAGLGLNLRTPAAVEAGFTGNRDPSLAWDLVSQVGALVGSGADGDPLRGYDVGRTYLTGQSQMAGYAVTYVNAIHPRAQVYDGFLVVSRSARATNLGWSTDPTSTTDAQLRLAGGGTPVLNLQTETDVSSSPLVRRPDADTTTDRFRLWEVAGSAHNDEWASLQSLDLIARDFPLSISTDCQWRPPTTVTRFPVRYVWHAALDRLDRWASGGAAPPTAPRIALSGDRVLRDRDGNARGGVRIAPMDVPLARYAPTSPGALFCGLTGAQTPFSAKKQATRYGTTARYVTKVRASTAADVRTGYLLREDRAALVAAAKKVVIPRR